Genomic window (Streptosporangium brasiliense):
GGAGATATGCGACTGCAGCGGCTGCCCCATGGCCGCCATGTCGTAGGCCCACATCAGGTTGCCGTTGACCAGGCCGTAGAGGCGGTGACCGGCGGTGTATTCCTTGGCGGTGGCGGTGCGGGCCACCACGTCGGTGTGGAGCTCGACCTTGTTGAAGACCACCTCGCCGAGATAGATCTCCACGATGCCGGTCGGATGCGTCAGGCACACCTCCAGCTGGCGGTCGGGCAGCTGGCGCCAGAAGCCGGTCTCGGTGGCCAGCGGGCGGACCGTGTTGCCCGCCGCGTCGAGCAGCCAGGTGCGGCTGGTGTAGGTCAGGAAGGGCTTGCCGTTGTGACCGAAGACGATCTCCTGGCCGAAGTTGAAGCTCTCCATCGTCGGGTATCCACCCACCCCGGCACCTTCCCAGCGGCCCAGGAGGAAGGCGATCGGCTCAAGGTCGGGATGCAGTTCGGGAACGTCCATGCGTTCGAGCCTAGGCCCGGCACGGCACGGCTCGCGCCCGTGACACGGACCCGCATAGGCTTCGGGCATGGCACGATCACTGGTAATCAAGGTGACCGCCGGCGAGGACGCACCCGAGCGCTGCAACCAGGCGTTCACGGTGGCCGCGGCGGCGTTGGCGAGCGGGGTCCCCGTCTCTCTCTGGCTGACCGGCGAGTCGTCGTGGTTCGCTCTGCCCGGGCGGGCGAAGGAGTTCACGCTCCCGCACGCCGCCCAGCTCGGCGACCTGCTCGACGCGGTGCTGGCCGCGGGCCGCGTGACGCTGTGCACCCAGTGCGCGGCCCGGCGCGACATCACGGTGGACGACGTGATCGAGGGTGTGCGCATCGCGGGCGCCCCGACCTTCGTCGAGGAGGTCCTCGGCGAAGGGGTCCAGGCACTCGTCTACTGACGGGAGCCGGCCCCTGCTGACGGGAGTCGGCCCCGCTCCACCGGCGGGGCCGGGGCCACTCGGCCGCCGGCGGGGAGGCGCCCCCCTCGCGGGGCTCCGCCCCCGTACGGCCCTGTCCTCCTACGGCCCCGTCCGCCACGGCTCCGCCCCCGGCGTCCGGCCGGCTGGTGCGACGCCGGCCCCGTGAGGAGTTGAGTGCTGCCCGAAAACACCGCTTTGGGCTGGAAAGACCGTGGA
Coding sequences:
- a CDS encoding DsrE family protein, which translates into the protein MARSLVIKVTAGEDAPERCNQAFTVAAAALASGVPVSLWLTGESSWFALPGRAKEFTLPHAAQLGDLLDAVLAAGRVTLCTQCAARRDITVDDVIEGVRIAGAPTFVEEVLGEGVQALVY
- a CDS encoding FABP family protein — translated: MDVPELHPDLEPIAFLLGRWEGAGVGGYPTMESFNFGQEIVFGHNGKPFLTYTSRTWLLDAAGNTVRPLATETGFWRQLPDRQLEVCLTHPTGIVEIYLGEVVFNKVELHTDVVARTATAKEYTAGHRLYGLVNGNLMWAYDMAAMGQPLQSHISAELKKVAGSASEG